CAGGTTGGTTTCACATATACGTGAGGTATTTCAATTTGAGTTACCATTAAACAAACTTTTTGAAACACCAAACATCGCTAATTTATCACGTTACATCGAAGGCTTTTAATACAGATGATATACTGGATGTGGTAACTGTTCACACTCCCCCTATCTTCAACGATAAATCAAGGGTTTTGAGAATTTTAGGGGGAGGGAGTGAGTAAGGAATCAATACTTCTCGGTTAAGGAAATAAAGTAGGCTGAAACCCTTGAAATCTCGTTGTCTATGATGCCCAAAAAGAGCTTAACCGAGCAGTATTGAATAAGGAATTTGGGTAATGTCATATAACTGTAGATTAAATAGTACAAATGCCAAGATGAAATTTCAATACTTGTTAAAGTCTATACCTCCTATTGTTAAACTCAGCATACTGATTTTGATTGGTATTACTGTCAGTTCTATTCCAATTGTAATGTTTTGGCAAACCAAGCCAAAACAAGAAGTTAGTGCGGCCAAAATCTCAGTCCAAAATTTCCCAAAGCCTAACCCCGTTAGTACTTTGGGACGTATAGAACCTAAAAAAAGAATCATTCGGCTATTCGCTCCTACTGCAAATCAATTTCCACGGGTGGAAAAATTGATGATTACGGAGGGAGATATCGTAGAACTTGGACAGGTTGTTGCAGTCCTAGATAACTATAAAGTTCGTCAAGCAGAATTAAATCAAGCTGAAAACCAGGTGAAAGTTACGACTGCTCGTCTCGCACAAATCAAAGCTGGAGCAAAAACGGGAGAAATTCAGTCGAGGCAGGCAGATATTGAACGGTTGCAAGCACAATCTCAAGGAGACAAGGCAGCTCAAACTGAAACAGTTGAGCGAATTACAGCGCAATTACAAGGAGACAAAGAGGCTCAAGAAGCCACAATTAGGAGACTCAAAGCGGATTTTGAAAACGCTGAATCTGAGTATAAACGCAATGAGCAGCTATTTAAGGAGGGTGCTATTTCCCATTCTTTGTTTGACAGCAAGAGCTTGAGCTTGGAAACCACAAAACAGCAGCTAAGAGAAGCCCAAGCTGTATTGAATAGA
The Gloeotrichia echinulata CP02 DNA segment above includes these coding regions:
- a CDS encoding ABC exporter membrane fusion protein, which codes for MKFQYLLKSIPPIVKLSILILIGITVSSIPIVMFWQTKPKQEVSAAKISVQNFPKPNPVSTLGRIEPKKRIIRLFAPTANQFPRVEKLMITEGDIVELGQVVAVLDNYKVRQAELNQAENQVKVTTARLAQIKAGAKTGEIQSRQADIERLQAQSQGDKAAQTETVERITAQLQGDKEAQEATIRRLKADFENAESEYKRNEQLFKEGAISHSLFDSKSLSLETTKQQLREAQAVLNRINTTGNKQLREAQAVLNRINTTGNKQLRGAKATLNSVAEVRPVDVQVAQMEVDAAISAVKLAKSQLELAYVHTPVAGQILKVNTQPGELVSDTGIADIGNTNEMYVVAEVYETDIRRVKVGQSAEITSPAIDGKLFGKVEEIGWQIGKRKFLGTDPGLDVDAKVIEVKIRLEPENSKKVVKLSNLEVNALIHPN